One Frankia alni ACN14a DNA window includes the following coding sequences:
- a CDS encoding peptidoglycan-binding protein: MAKGKHRKRSTRHRGAVIAAAGVIGAGASMLVTASPASAATGTVSDVTIASAAANAGLAGCRGVPLSTWVAVALGESGGNTFAHATVGEDSRGLWQINMRAHAGWVGSRNLYDPATNAWAAKRVCDSQGITAWSAYTRGMYSRFLGRGQAAAAAVSGGISVRTVSYTAPAAPAPAFPTAYPSLASGIGYRQDVQQIQQKLANLGYPIQVDGQFGYQTNHMVKDYQLKHGLLVDGVVGPQTRASLGI; this comes from the coding sequence ATGGCTAAGGGAAAGCATCGGAAGCGTTCCACCCGGCATCGCGGCGCCGTCATCGCCGCCGCCGGCGTGATCGGTGCCGGAGCCAGCATGCTTGTCACCGCGAGCCCGGCGAGCGCCGCCACCGGCACCGTCTCGGACGTGACGATCGCCAGTGCGGCGGCGAATGCGGGCCTCGCCGGCTGCCGCGGCGTTCCGCTGTCCACCTGGGTGGCGGTTGCGCTCGGCGAGTCCGGCGGTAACACCTTCGCCCACGCCACGGTCGGTGAGGACTCGCGCGGACTCTGGCAGATCAACATGCGCGCACACGCCGGTTGGGTGGGCAGCCGCAACCTCTACGACCCCGCCACCAACGCCTGGGCGGCGAAGCGAGTCTGCGACAGCCAGGGCATCACGGCCTGGAGCGCGTACACCCGCGGCATGTACAGCCGGTTCCTGGGTCGTGGCCAGGCCGCGGCGGCCGCAGTCTCGGGCGGCATCAGCGTCCGCACCGTCTCCTACACCGCACCCGCAGCGCCTGCGCCGGCGTTCCCGACCGCGTATCCCTCGCTCGCCTCCGGCATCGGCTACCGGCAGGACGTCCAGCAGATTCAGCAGAAGCTGGCCAACCTCGGTTACCCGATCCAGGTCGACGGCCAGTTCGGCTACCAGACGAACCACATGGTCAAGGACTACCAGCTCAAGCATGGTCTGCTCGTGGATGGCGTGGTCGGGCCCCAGACCCGCGCCAGCCTCGGTATCTGA
- a CDS encoding lasso peptide biosynthesis PqqD family chaperone — MVMLRSDVVRAPTEYGAVLLHTDDGRYWTLNRSGDLVLRVLLDGGDVAAAVRELCTTVEVDPQVARHDVEGLLAQLADVGLIEPESETRWSPEVEAGWPRDGAGRPEARR; from the coding sequence ATGGTGATGTTGCGATCCGATGTGGTGCGGGCGCCGACCGAGTACGGCGCCGTGCTGCTGCACACCGACGATGGGCGGTACTGGACGCTCAACCGCTCGGGTGACCTGGTTCTGCGCGTTCTGCTGGACGGGGGAGACGTCGCCGCAGCCGTGCGGGAGCTGTGCACGACCGTGGAGGTCGATCCGCAGGTCGCGCGCCACGATGTCGAGGGTCTGCTGGCCCAGCTCGCCGACGTCGGACTGATCGAGCCGGAGTCCGAGACACGGTGGTCGCCCGAGGTCGAGGCCGGATGGCCGCGGGACGGTGCGGGGCGGCCGGAGGCACGGCGGTGA
- a CDS encoding ABC transporter ATP-binding protein, translated as MVRGLAELWALLRGHGRPVMIATVLTVIGTGVGVLQPLLVMRVIDTAQAGGIPLWLVGALLGLFVCQAIIDTTGHYLLERAGQGILLGLRRRLIGHLLALRVQVFDTRRIGDLISRANTDTTVVREAVAYSFTSLVTSLIGVAGAVALMVWLNPWLFLLVVAVVAVAGVVVLSALSRIRAVSERGQASVGGMTADLERALVAIRTVRANRAEAREAERIGDHAAAAYQAGIRMAKLDSVIAPAMQLAVQGSVLAVLLAGGVLVARGSVSLGSLVAFLLYATYLVMPLSQLIESAATIQRGLGALTRVNAVFALPREDDDTVLRGPLRTIATAWPAGVTRPPARLLARAAPRQGQVACCPSPERTGGGERPAMVAARKTAGDGDGPAAIELREVRFAYTTTPVLRGVSFRVPRRGHVALVGASGAGKSTVLELVERFYDPDEGQILFAGRDVRSLSRSSARTWVNLVEQNTPVLHGTLRDNIVYAMPEAGEEEIAQVVATAGLKDLVSRLPDGLHTPVGDHGVLLSGGERQRVAIARALLPSPAVLLLDEPTSQLDAVNERALTQAMRRIAAERALLVIAHRISTVRAADRIIVLDEGRVIAEGTHDELMATSAFYRGLATAPPARPAQAAGERATRDEERPPAGPLGPPPTGGGDSHSGSLGPLGRRRAGRRAAVG; from the coding sequence GTGGTGAGGGGGCTGGCCGAGCTCTGGGCGTTGTTGCGGGGGCACGGACGGCCCGTGATGATCGCCACGGTCCTGACCGTGATCGGCACCGGCGTCGGGGTGCTCCAACCACTGCTCGTGATGAGGGTGATCGACACCGCGCAGGCCGGCGGTATCCCGTTGTGGCTGGTCGGGGCGCTTCTTGGCCTGTTCGTCTGCCAGGCGATCATCGATACCACCGGGCACTACCTGCTGGAACGTGCCGGTCAGGGGATCCTGCTCGGCCTGCGCCGACGGTTGATCGGCCATCTGCTTGCGTTGCGGGTGCAGGTCTTCGACACCCGCCGGATCGGGGACCTGATCTCGCGGGCGAACACGGACACCACCGTGGTACGCGAGGCGGTGGCCTACAGCTTCACCTCCCTCGTCACCAGCCTGATCGGGGTGGCCGGCGCCGTCGCCCTGATGGTGTGGCTCAATCCGTGGCTGTTCCTGCTCGTGGTCGCGGTGGTCGCGGTGGCCGGGGTTGTGGTCCTCAGCGCGCTGTCCCGCATCCGCGCGGTGTCCGAGCGCGGGCAGGCCAGCGTGGGAGGCATGACCGCGGATCTGGAACGGGCCCTGGTCGCGATCCGCACCGTACGGGCGAACCGGGCCGAGGCGCGCGAGGCCGAACGCATAGGCGATCACGCCGCCGCCGCCTACCAGGCAGGCATCCGCATGGCGAAGCTGGACTCGGTCATCGCGCCCGCCATGCAGTTGGCCGTGCAGGGCAGCGTCCTCGCCGTCCTGCTGGCCGGTGGGGTGCTGGTGGCTCGGGGTTCGGTCTCGCTCGGCAGCCTCGTCGCCTTTCTCCTCTACGCGACCTACCTGGTCATGCCCCTGTCTCAGCTCATCGAGTCCGCCGCCACGATCCAGCGCGGTCTGGGGGCGCTCACGCGGGTCAACGCCGTGTTCGCGCTGCCGCGAGAGGACGACGACACCGTGCTGCGCGGTCCGCTGCGCACGATCGCGACCGCCTGGCCCGCCGGGGTGACACGGCCCCCCGCCCGCCTGCTCGCGCGGGCGGCGCCGAGGCAGGGTCAGGTGGCGTGCTGCCCCTCACCGGAGCGGACGGGCGGAGGGGAACGGCCCGCGATGGTCGCGGCGCGGAAGACGGCGGGTGACGGCGACGGACCGGCGGCGATCGAGCTGCGCGAGGTGCGTTTTGCCTACACCACAACGCCGGTGCTGCGGGGAGTGTCCTTCCGGGTGCCCCGGCGGGGCCACGTCGCACTGGTCGGAGCCTCGGGGGCCGGCAAGTCGACCGTCCTCGAACTCGTGGAGCGGTTCTACGATCCGGACGAGGGACAGATCCTCTTCGCCGGTCGAGATGTCCGTTCCCTCTCCCGCAGCAGTGCCCGGACCTGGGTGAACCTGGTCGAACAGAACACACCGGTGCTGCACGGCACCCTGCGAGACAACATCGTTTACGCGATGCCGGAGGCGGGCGAGGAGGAGATTGCTCAGGTGGTGGCGACGGCAGGGCTGAAAGATCTCGTCAGTCGGCTGCCGGATGGGCTGCACACTCCCGTAGGCGATCACGGCGTGCTGCTCTCCGGCGGAGAGCGGCAGCGGGTGGCGATCGCCCGTGCGCTGCTGCCGAGCCCCGCCGTGCTGCTGCTGGACGAGCCGACCTCGCAGCTCGACGCCGTCAACGAGCGTGCTCTCACCCAGGCGATGCGCCGGATCGCCGCCGAGCGCGCTCTGCTCGTCATCGCGCACCGCATCTCCACGGTCCGGGCAGCTGACCGCATCATCGTGCTGGACGAGGGCCGCGTGATCGCGGAGGGCACCCACGACGAGCTGATGGCGACCAGCGCGTTCTACCGGGGACTCGCCACCGCCCCGCCGGCGCGGCCTGCGCAAGCGGCGGGGGAGCGGGCCACGCGCGACGAGGAGCGCCCGCCGGCAGGTCCGCTCGGACCGCCGCCGACGGGAGGAGGCGACAGCCACTCGGGGTCGCTCGGCCCGCTGGGGCGCCGTCGAGCCGGGCGTCGTGCTGCCGTGGGGTGA
- a CDS encoding AfsR/SARP family transcriptional regulator, whose product MFAVLGPLEVWRGPGERVRIDQRKKRALLLTLLLHAGRWTSVEEMRLALWQDDAPRSALGNIKTYLSELRHTLPPPIGDPAVPASIRAVGPRSAILRRPAGPGRIESRPGEYRLLVVPDEIDVVRFEQAVEHGRVAARAGAPARAAESLEQALGWWRGNAFDELPAEVGGAESLRLEEARWSAREALIDARLALGEHDQVLPALRALAVEYPTRERLWAQLLVALERSGRRAEALREYRGLYRRMVTELGIEPGAELRRIHQEVLDPARGWSRSSSEPMGTPHR is encoded by the coding sequence GTGTTCGCGGTGCTGGGCCCGCTTGAGGTCTGGCGCGGGCCGGGCGAGCGCGTCCGTATCGACCAGCGCAAGAAGCGCGCTCTGCTGCTCACGCTGCTGCTACACGCTGGACGGTGGACCTCGGTGGAGGAGATGCGCCTGGCGCTCTGGCAGGACGACGCGCCCAGGTCTGCCCTCGGCAACATCAAGACCTACCTCTCCGAGCTACGGCACACGCTGCCCCCGCCGATCGGGGACCCGGCCGTGCCGGCGTCGATCAGGGCGGTGGGCCCCCGGTCCGCGATCCTTCGTCGACCGGCCGGCCCGGGACGCATCGAAAGCCGTCCGGGGGAGTACCGCCTGCTCGTCGTCCCCGACGAGATCGACGTCGTCCGCTTCGAGCAGGCGGTCGAACATGGCCGGGTCGCGGCCCGCGCCGGCGCGCCCGCCCGAGCCGCCGAGTCGCTGGAGCAGGCGCTCGGCTGGTGGCGCGGAAACGCCTTTGACGAGTTGCCGGCCGAGGTCGGTGGGGCCGAGAGCCTCCGCCTTGAAGAGGCCCGGTGGTCGGCCCGCGAGGCGCTGATAGACGCGCGCCTTGCGCTCGGTGAGCACGATCAGGTTCTTCCGGCGTTGCGCGCGCTTGCCGTGGAGTACCCGACCCGCGAGCGTCTCTGGGCGCAGCTGCTCGTCGCCCTGGAGCGCAGCGGTCGCCGGGCCGAGGCGCTGCGTGAGTACCGCGGCCTGTACCGACGGATGGTCACTGAGCTCGGGATCGAACCCGGTGCTGAGCTACGCAGGATTCATCAGGAGGTTCTGGACCCGGCGCGCGGCTGGTCGCGGTCCTCCTCGGAGCCGATGGGCACGCCGCACCGCTGA
- a CDS encoding acyl-CoA synthetase — MTLLFPSLDVDHEAPAVQVGDVVLSRTELLEAAATVAGRVAGARTVAVHAEASMATVVSIVGCLLAGVPVVPVPPDSGPRERGHLLRDSRAELLLGSPGWEDLAIPAVPVDPTVRTALPSADNTATATSAGVGEPVGVTAGPPALILYTSGTTGAPKGVMVPAAAIAADLDALAEAWAWTPEDTLVHGLPLFHVHGLVLGVLGALRVGSRLVHTVRPTPTAYAAAGGSLYFGVPTVWSRVCDDPVSARALASARLLVSGSAPLPAPILHRLATLTGLPPIERYGMTETLITTSSRVDGERRAGWVGPPLKDIRTRLVDDETGAPLPSDGQSIGELQVQGPTLYGGYLGSPEVTADTFTADGWFRTGDAAVIAPDGHHRIVGRRSTDLIKSGGYRVGAGEVEAAILAHPQVREAAVVGLPDDDLGQRITAFVVAPDLIGGGRNTGSAAGDLTDFVARELSVHKRPREIHFVAELPRNPMGKVRKSALAPPVTR; from the coding sequence GTGACGCTGTTGTTCCCATCTCTGGACGTCGATCACGAAGCTCCCGCCGTGCAGGTGGGAGATGTGGTTCTCTCCCGGACCGAGCTGTTGGAGGCCGCGGCGACCGTCGCCGGTCGCGTAGCGGGAGCCCGGACCGTCGCCGTGCACGCCGAGGCGTCCATGGCCACGGTCGTGTCCATCGTCGGATGCCTGCTGGCAGGGGTGCCCGTGGTCCCGGTGCCGCCGGATTCCGGGCCGCGGGAGCGCGGCCACCTTCTGCGGGATTCGCGCGCCGAGCTGCTGCTCGGCAGCCCAGGCTGGGAGGACCTTGCGATCCCGGCGGTGCCCGTCGATCCCACCGTCCGCACGGCATTGCCGTCCGCCGACAACACCGCGACCGCGACTTCGGCGGGCGTCGGTGAACCGGTCGGGGTGACGGCCGGCCCGCCCGCGCTCATCCTGTACACCTCCGGCACGACCGGAGCACCCAAGGGCGTCATGGTGCCCGCCGCGGCGATCGCCGCCGACCTCGACGCCCTCGCCGAGGCATGGGCCTGGACCCCGGAAGACACCCTCGTGCACGGGCTGCCGCTGTTTCACGTGCACGGCCTCGTCCTGGGTGTTCTCGGCGCGCTGCGGGTGGGCAGCCGCCTGGTCCACACCGTCCGGCCGACGCCGACTGCCTATGCGGCCGCCGGCGGCAGCCTGTACTTCGGCGTGCCGACCGTCTGGTCCCGGGTCTGCGACGACCCGGTCAGCGCCCGGGCTCTGGCCTCGGCTCGGCTGCTCGTCTCCGGCAGCGCGCCCCTGCCGGCACCGATCCTGCATCGGCTCGCTACGCTCACCGGCCTGCCGCCGATAGAGCGATACGGGATGACCGAGACGCTGATCACGACGAGCAGCCGGGTCGACGGCGAGCGCCGCGCCGGCTGGGTCGGGCCGCCGCTGAAGGACATACGCACCAGGCTCGTCGACGACGAGACCGGCGCCCCGCTGCCGTCCGACGGGCAGAGCATCGGCGAGCTGCAGGTCCAGGGGCCAACCCTGTACGGGGGCTACCTGGGCAGCCCGGAGGTCACCGCCGACACCTTCACCGCCGACGGCTGGTTCCGTACCGGTGACGCCGCGGTGATCGCGCCGGATGGGCACCACCGGATCGTCGGCCGACGGTCGACCGACCTCATCAAGTCCGGGGGATATCGAGTAGGCGCGGGTGAGGTGGAGGCGGCGATCCTGGCGCATCCGCAGGTGCGGGAGGCCGCCGTCGTCGGCCTTCCCGACGACGATCTCGGCCAACGGATCACCGCCTTCGTCGTCGCCCCCGACCTGATCGGCGGTGGCAGGAACACCGGGTCGGCAGCCGGAGACCTCACCGACTTCGTGGCCCGGGAACTATCCGTCCACAAGCGACCTCGGGAGATCCACTTCGTCGCCGAGCTACCGCGCAATCCCATGGGCAAGGTCCGCAAGTCCGCCCTGGCCCCTCCGGTCACGCGCTGA
- a CDS encoding lasso peptide biosynthesis B2 protein, which produces MTAPMVVDRSGVVPRAGRRLEAMAAVGAARLLATQSPARIRRVLARLGGGARPADYATALAARQAVMAVSPTCREERGCVPRSIATTLLCRMTGSVPTWCVGVRTVAPFAAHAWVEADGAIVGEPVPPGYLRALLAVGPGTEPW; this is translated from the coding sequence GTGACGGCGCCGATGGTGGTCGACCGGTCGGGCGTCGTGCCGCGTGCCGGGCGTCGGCTGGAGGCGATGGCCGCCGTCGGGGCGGCACGGCTGCTGGCCACCCAGTCGCCGGCACGCATCCGGCGGGTGCTGGCCAGGCTCGGCGGCGGTGCTCGGCCGGCGGATTACGCCACCGCGCTCGCCGCGCGCCAGGCGGTGATGGCCGTGAGCCCCACCTGCCGAGAGGAGCGCGGTTGCGTTCCCCGCTCGATCGCCACCACCCTGCTGTGCCGGATGACAGGCAGCGTGCCGACCTGGTGCGTCGGGGTGCGGACCGTCGCGCCCTTCGCCGCGCATGCGTGGGTCGAGGCGGATGGCGCGATCGTCGGGGAGCCGGTGCCACCCGGGTACCTGCGGGCGCTTCTTGCCGTCGGGCCGGGGACGGAGCCGTGGTGA
- a CDS encoding asparagine synthase-related protein: MISAETSRARMALVGRVAASSSQLLRLLIAARDVHSLDVAHAVAGDYHVIAEINGQRRLQGSPTGTRRIFTAMSRGQHVAADRADILAELAGGALDRTALALSLLDPCPPYPLDDLVPWASVETVPPDHYLFLDRDGRVERMRWWRQPAPVRSRAEGAPILRAALAEAVSVRVAAGRAVSADLPGGLASAAVCCLAARGPADIVAVTGVARDSDGPDSCWAADAAVSLPGVVREILSAGELPPAFDGITSADEALDHPFVGLVDRATLRAGLDRVALYGPRLHLTGLGGVEVTQGALNYLPRLARRRPWTALRHLSGLHTQAGWPWAAGLRMMRRRSYRDCMGDLARALDQAPLGGRPARPRPPDPTAALDWTPAPVVPDWLTPAALRLIVEAVADAAHRDGPLAPTRDGHADLFAIRTTASAFRLFDQMASPVGPPLSAPFLDDRVVRAALAVRAEERASPWEDGPLLKEAMQQVVPANCLRGEISGGADADAEQIRGLHANRGALVGLCDDSPLADLGLIEPEMLREACREGAAADRRPQPLRPTFAADAWLRTLTGRRG; encoded by the coding sequence ATGATCAGTGCGGAGACCAGTCGCGCCCGGATGGCCCTGGTCGGCCGAGTCGCGGCGAGTTCCAGCCAGCTCCTGCGCCTGCTGATCGCCGCGCGGGACGTGCACTCCCTCGACGTCGCGCACGCCGTGGCCGGGGACTACCACGTCATTGCCGAGATCAACGGGCAGCGCAGGCTGCAGGGGAGCCCAACCGGCACGCGTCGGATCTTCACCGCGATGTCCAGGGGTCAGCACGTCGCCGCCGACCGCGCCGACATCCTGGCCGAGCTGGCCGGCGGTGCACTGGACCGCACGGCGCTGGCCCTGTCGCTGCTGGATCCATGCCCGCCGTACCCGCTCGACGACCTTGTCCCCTGGGCGTCGGTCGAGACCGTGCCACCCGACCACTACCTGTTTCTCGATCGTGACGGACGGGTCGAGCGGATGCGCTGGTGGCGGCAGCCGGCGCCGGTGCGCTCGCGCGCCGAGGGCGCGCCGATCCTACGAGCGGCCCTCGCCGAGGCGGTGTCCGTTCGGGTGGCTGCGGGGCGCGCCGTCAGCGCCGATCTGCCCGGCGGGCTGGCTTCGGCCGCTGTGTGCTGCCTGGCGGCCCGCGGCCCCGCCGACATCGTTGCGGTCACGGGGGTCGCCCGGGACTCCGATGGTCCCGATTCATGCTGGGCAGCCGACGCGGCGGTCTCGTTGCCCGGAGTTGTCCGGGAGATTCTGTCCGCAGGTGAGCTTCCGCCAGCCTTCGACGGCATCACCTCCGCCGACGAGGCGCTCGACCATCCCTTCGTCGGCCTCGTGGATCGGGCGACGCTGCGGGCGGGACTCGACCGCGTCGCACTCTACGGACCTCGGCTACACCTGACCGGCCTCGGAGGCGTGGAGGTGACACAGGGCGCACTGAACTACCTGCCTCGACTCGCCCGCCGGCGGCCCTGGACCGCGTTGCGGCACCTGAGCGGCCTGCACACCCAGGCAGGTTGGCCGTGGGCCGCGGGCCTGCGGATGATGCGCCGTCGGAGCTACCGCGACTGCATGGGCGACCTCGCCCGGGCGCTCGACCAGGCTCCGCTCGGGGGACGCCCCGCACGGCCGCGGCCACCCGACCCGACGGCGGCCCTGGACTGGACGCCGGCGCCGGTCGTCCCGGACTGGCTGACCCCTGCCGCCCTGAGGCTCATCGTCGAGGCCGTCGCCGACGCGGCTCACCGAGACGGTCCCCTCGCGCCGACGCGGGACGGCCACGCCGACCTGTTCGCGATTCGGACCACCGCGTCCGCCTTCCGGCTGTTCGACCAGATGGCCAGCCCGGTCGGCCCGCCGTTGAGCGCGCCGTTCCTCGACGACCGGGTAGTCCGCGCCGCGCTCGCCGTCCGGGCGGAGGAGCGCGCCTCCCCCTGGGAGGACGGGCCGCTGCTCAAGGAGGCGATGCAGCAGGTGGTACCGGCGAACTGCCTGCGTGGGGAAATCTCGGGTGGCGCCGATGCCGATGCCGAGCAGATCCGAGGGCTGCACGCCAATCGTGGCGCCCTGGTCGGGCTGTGCGACGACTCGCCGTTGGCCGACCTCGGACTCATCGAGCCGGAGATGCTCCGGGAGGCGTGCCGTGAGGGGGCCGCGGCGGACCGCCGGCCCCAGCCCCTCCGACCGACCTTCGCGGCCGACGCGTGGCTACGCACCCTCACCGGCCGTCGGGGCTGA